From the genome of Streptomyces sp. NBC_00523:
CTCGTGAGGGCGGCGGACTGGATGCTCGCCGAGGAGATCGTCCGGCCGGGCGACTGGGCGGTGCGCAGGCCCGGACTGGAGCCCGGCGGCTGGGCGTTCGAGTTCCACAACGACAACTACCCCGACATCGACGACACCGCGGAGGTGGTCCTCGCCCTGCGCCGGGTCCGCCACCCCGACCAGGCCCGGGTGGACGCCGCGATCGAGCGCGGTGTGCGCTGGAACGTCGGCATGCGGTCCCGCAACGGGGCCTGGGGCGCGTTCGACGCGGACAACACCAGCCCCTTCCCCAACCGGCTGCCCTTCTGCGACTTCGGCGAGGTCATCGACCCGCCGTCCGCCGACGTCACCGGGCACGTGGTGGAGATGCTGGCCGTCGAGGGCCGCGCCGAACACCCCGTCACCCGGCGCGGCATCGAGTGGCTGCTGTCCGAACAGGACCCGGGCGGCGGCTGGTTCGGGCGCTGGGGCGTCAACTACGTCTACGGAACGGGGTCGGTGGTCCCCGCGCTGACCGCCGCCGGGCTGCCCCCGTCGCACCCGGCGATCCGGCGCGCGGTCGAGTGGCTGGAGTCCGTCCAGAACGACGACGGCGGCTGGGGCGAGGACCTGCGCTCCTACAGCGAGGAGAAGTGGATCGGCCAGGGGGCGTCCACCGCCTCCCAGACCGCCTGGGCCCTCCTCGCGCTGCTCGCCGCGGGGCGGCGGGACACCGTCGCCGTGACCCGGGGCATCGCCTGGCTGACCGAGACCCAGCAGGCCGACGGCTCCTGGGACGAGCCCTACTTCACCGGCACCGGGTTCCCCTGGGACTTCTCCATCAACTACCACCTCTACCGGCAGGTCTTCCCGCTCACCGCCCTCGGGCGGTACGTCCACGGCGACCCGTTCGCGGGCCGCACGCCGACGCGCGAGGGGGCCTGATGGCAGAGGCCGGGCCGGCCGGCCCGCTGCTGATCGCCTGCGCGCTCGGCATCGAACAGTTCGCCCTGCGCACCGGCAGGGGGAGGGCGGTGGACGCCCCGGACCGGGTCACCGTGCTCCGTACCGGCATGGGCCCCAGGGCGGCCGAGACCGCCGTGGCGCGCGCGCTCGGACGGGACGGCGGGGCGCCGGACACCGCGGTCATCGCCTCGGGGTTCTGCGCCGGCCTCGCGCCCGGGATGCACCCGGGCGACCTGGTGGTGGCCGAGGAGACCCGGGCGGCCGGGGACCCCGTCCCGTGCACCGGTGCGGAGCTGCTGGCCGAAGCGCTGGCCAGGGCCGTACCGGGGCGCACCGTACACACCGGCCCGCTCACCGGGTCCGACCATGTCGTCCGGGGACATGAGCGGGCCGAGCTGCGGGCCACCG
Proteins encoded in this window:
- a CDS encoding phosphorylase family protein, coding for MAEAGPAGPLLIACALGIEQFALRTGRGRAVDAPDRVTVLRTGMGPRAAETAVARALGRDGGAPDTAVIASGFCAGLAPGMHPGDLVVAEETRAAGDPVPCTGAELLAEALARAVPGRTVHTGPLTGSDHVVRGHERAELRATGAIAVDMESAATLRTALRSGPRPVAAVRVVVDAPEHELVRIGTFRGGISAFRVLRAVLPAFYEWHRSLLLPRR